From one Lycium ferocissimum isolate CSIRO_LF1 chromosome 5, AGI_CSIRO_Lferr_CH_V1, whole genome shotgun sequence genomic stretch:
- the LOC132056273 gene encoding uncharacterized protein LOC132056273 isoform X1 — protein MAKFNEVQKKRRAIISESKRARHGDPNTRKLKQKAQTHSISGKRKRKLFKKWRRDQKEAIEKGVITMQDVEMAVADAAEGKTQDAKKTPVKFPMKKSSKLKLKKKGKNKRKSDKQATEASTDAMVE, from the exons ATGGCAAAATTTAACGAAGTGCAGAAGAAGAGGAGAGCAATAATCTCAGAGAGCAAAAGAGCAAGACATGGTGACCCGAATACCCGTAAGCTTAAACAGAAGGCCCAAACCCATTCTATATCGGGAAAGCGTAAACGCAAGCTTTTCAAGAAATGGCGCAGG GACCAAAAGGAGGCTATTGAGAAGGGTGTGATAACTATGCAGGATGTGGAGATGGCTGTGGCTGATGCTGCTGAAG GGAAAACTCAAGATGCCAAAAAGACTCCTGTTAAATTTCCCATGAAGAAGAGCTCAAAACTTAAACTGAAGAAGAAAG GAAAGAACAAAAGGAAATCTGATAAGCAAGCTACAGAAGCTTCCACAGATGCAATGGTGGAGTAA
- the LOC132056272 gene encoding D-xylose-proton symporter-like 2: MANDPEQLIVSSIDKGENSVSEIDNVREPLIEGAHHAENYSILSAIFPFLFPAFGGLLYGYDIGATSSATISIESATLSGISWYDLSSVQTGLITSGSLYGALIGSAIAFQIADWLGRRRELIVSALFYFFGALVTAFAPVYVVMVIGRLLYGVGIGLAMHAAPMYISETAPSQIRGLLISLKEFFIVFGMLVGYTVGSLLIETVAGWRYMYGVSAPLAVIMGIGMWWLPSSPRWILLCAIQGKGEFQGLREKAICCLCQIRGAAIGDSPSRQVDDILSELSQLNEEKEATIGEMFQGKCLKALTIGAGLILFQQITGQPSVLYYAAKIFQDAGFSAAADATRASIFLALLKLIMTGVAVVVVDKLGRRPLLLGGVSGIAMSLFLLGSYYTYLGDIPAVAVTALLLYVGCYQLSFGPIGWLMISEIFPLRVRGRGLSITVLVNFGANALVAFAFSPLQDLLGAGAVFFIFGAIAVLALVFIFFIIPETKGLSLEEIEAKYL; this comes from the exons ATGGCGAACGATCCCGAGCAGCTGATTGTCTCATCCATTGACAAG GGTGAAAATTCGGTCAGTGAGATTGATAACGTGCGAGAACCACTTATAGAAGGCGCACATCATGCTGAGAATTACTCAATACTATCCGCAATATTTCC TTTTCTGTTCCCCGCCTTTGGAGGACTGCTTTATGGTTATGATATTGGAGCCACATCCTCTGCTACAATTTCCATAGAG TCAGCTACGTTGAGTGGAATTTCTTGGTATGATTTGTCTTCTGTGCAAACTGGTCTCATA ACTAGTGGTTCACTGTATGGTGCTTTAATTGGCTCTGCCATTGCTTTCCAAATTGCTGACTGGCTTG GGAGAAGAAGGGAGTTGATTGTGTCTGCTTTGTTCTACTTTTTTGGAGCTTTGGTAACAGCATTCGCTCCTGTCTATGTCGTTATGGTAATTGGGCGCTTGCTGTATGGTGTAGGAATTGGACTG GCAATGCATGCTGCTCCCATGTACATTTCTGAGACGGCTCCCAGCCAGATACGAGGATTGCTGATTTCTCTTAAGGAGTTCTTCATTGTTTTTGGGATGCTA GTTGGATATACAGTTGGAAGCCTTTTGATAGAAACTGTTGCTGGTTGGCGATATATGTATGGAGTTAGTGCCCCTTTAGCAGTTATTATGGGAATTGGAATGTGGTGGCTTCCTTCGTCACCCAGGTGGATTCTTCTATGTGCTATACAGGGGAAGGGTGAGTTCCAGGGTTTAAGAGAGAAGGCCATATGTTGCTTGTGCCAGATTAGGGGAGCTGCAATTGGTGATTCACCATCTCGTCAAGTAGATGACATTCTATCTGAGCTTTCACaactaaatgaagaaaaagaggcTACAATAGGTGAGATGTTTCAAGGAAAATGCTTGAAAGCCCTGACAATTGGTGCTGGACTGATCTTGTTTCAACAG ATAACTGGGCAACCAAGTGTCTTGTATTATGCTGCGAAAATTTTTCAG GATGCGGGATTTTCTGCTGCAGCTGATGCTACAAGAGCTTCGATTTTCCTTGCACTGTTGAAG CTCATTATGACCGGTGTAGCAGTTGTAGTTGTTGATAAGCTTGGGAGGAGGCCTCTGCTTCTTGGAGGTGTGTCTGGGATT GCAATGTCACTTTTCCTCCTGGGATCATATTACACTTACCTGGGTGATATACCAGCTGTGGCTGTTACTGCTCTGCTACTGTATGTTGGCTGTTACCAG TTATCATTTGGTCCTATTGGTTGGTTGATGATCTCAGAGATCTTCCCTTTGCGCGTTAGAGGGCGAGGGTTGAGTATTACAGTTCTTGTGAATTTCGGTGCAAATGCACTAGTGGCATTTGCATTTTCTCCTCTTCAG GACTTACTGGGAGCTGGAGCtgtatttttcatctttggtgCCATAGCTGTTTTAGCTCTAGtattcatcttcttcataaTACCAGAGACAAAAGGGCTCAGTTTGGAAGAGATTGAGGCAAAATATCTGTAG
- the LOC132056271 gene encoding cytochrome P450 89A2-like produces the protein MEIWFIIVVTLCITFFLKSLFNLISPNSKSKKLPPGPYSFPVIGTLLWAGRSFADLEPLLRNLKAKYGPLITLNIGSRNAIFVASHSLAYQALVQQGSVFSDRPRATILNSNQRNISSSPYGPTWRLFRRNLTSEILHPSRVKSYSKARSWVLGILLQQLRNAQVDSVKLIDHFQYAMFCLLVLMCFGDKVEEAEIRKIESIQRRLLLGFRRFNILSFFPRIGKVIFRNRWKELIELRQEQENIFVPLIEARSRAKERKSELEDELVVAYVDTLLNLELPQEKRNLNNEEMVSLCSEFLTAGTDTTSTALQWVMANLVKNPFIQEKLYQEIASVVGEKEQNKLTEEEVVKEEDLQKMPYLKAVILEGLRRHPPGHFVLPHTVTEEVELNGYVVPKNATINFMVADMGLDPKVWEDPLEFRPERFVVEGSDKEGFDITGSREIKMMPFGAGRRICPGLALALLHLEYFVANLVWHFQWKAVEGDDVDLSEKLEFTVVMKNPLRARICPRVNSV, from the coding sequence ATGGAAATCTGGTTTATCATCGTGGTCACTCTCTGCATCACTTTCTTCCTCAAATCTCTCTTTAATCTCATCTCTCCCAATTCCAAATCCAAGAAACTCCCACCAGGACCCTACAGTTTTCCAGTGATCGGTACCTTATTATGGGCAGGAAGGTCTTTTGCCGACTTAGAACCACTGCTCCGTAACCTCAAAGCCAAATATGGTCCTCTCATAACCCTCAATATTGGGTCACGTAACGCCATATTTGTAGCCAGCCACTCTTTAGCATACCAAGCTTTAGTCCAACAAGGCTCTGTTTTCTCTGACAGGCCAAGAGCTACGATCCTCAACAGTAATCAGCGTAACATAAGTTCCTCCCCTTATGGCCCGACGTGGCGTCTTTTTCGTCGAAATCTGACGTCAGAAATACTCCATCCTTCTCGTGTCAAGTCATATTCTAAGGCCCGATCATGGGTACTTGGTATCCTCCTTCAACAGCTTCGTAACGCACAAGTTGATTCTGTGAAGTTAATTGATCATTTTCAATATGCTATGTTCTGTCTTCTTGTCTTGATGTGTTTTGGGGACAAGGTTGAGGAAGCTGAGATaagaaaaattgaaagtatACAGCGTAGGTTGCTTCTAGGTTTCCGGCGATTCAATATACTCAGTTTCTTTCCTAGAATTGGAAAGGTTATTTTTAGGAATCGCTGGAAGGAACTTATTGAGCTAAGACAAGAGCAAGAGAATATCTTTGTTCCTTTGATTGAAGCTCGAAGCAGGGCTAAAGAACGAAAGAGTGAGTTGGAGGATGAATTAGTGGTGGCTTATGTGGATACGCTGTTGAATTTGGAATTGCCACAGGAAAAAAGGAACCTCAATAATGAAGAAATGGTTAGCCTCTGCAGTGAATTCCTAACCGCAGGAACTGATACGACGTCCACTGCCTTACAGTGGGTTATGGCCAATTTGGTCAAGAACCCTTTCATTCAGGAAAAACTATATCAAGAAATTGCAAGTGTAGTGGGAGAAAAAGAGCAAAACAAGTTGACAGAAGAGGAGGTGGTGAAGGAGGAAGATTTGCAGAAAATGCCCTACTTGAAAGCAGTGATATTAGAAGGTCTAAGGAGGCACCCTCCTGGTCACTTTGTGCTGCCACACACGGTGACCGAGGAAGTAGAACTGAACGGCTACGTCGTCCCAAAGAATGCCACCATCAATTTCATGGTTGCTGATATGGGTTTAGACCCAAAGGTATGGGAGGATCCCTTGGAATTTAGGCCAGAGAGGTTCGTAGTGGAAGGATCGGATAAGGAAGGGTTTGATATAACAGGAAGTAGGGAGATCAAGATGATGCCATTCGGCGCAGGGAGGAGAATATGTCCTGGCCTTGCTTTGGCTCTGCTTCACTTAGAATACTTCGTGGCTAATTTGGTTTGGCATTTTCAATGGAAGGCTGTGGAAGGAGATGATGTTGATCTCTCTGAGAAGCTAGAATTCACCGTTGTGATGAAGAATCCATTAAGAGCTCGTATCTGCCCCAGAGTTAACTCTGTTTGA
- the LOC132056273 gene encoding uncharacterized protein LOC132056273 isoform X2, with protein MAKFNEVQKKRRAIISESKRARHGDPNTRKLKQKAQTHSISGKRKRKLFKKWRRDQKEAIEKGVITMQDVEMAVADAAEGKTQDAKKTPVKFPMKKSSKLKLKKKGKFKRKSDKQATEASTDAMVE; from the exons ATGGCAAAATTTAACGAAGTGCAGAAGAAGAGGAGAGCAATAATCTCAGAGAGCAAAAGAGCAAGACATGGTGACCCGAATACCCGTAAGCTTAAACAGAAGGCCCAAACCCATTCTATATCGGGAAAGCGTAAACGCAAGCTTTTCAAGAAATGGCGCAGG GACCAAAAGGAGGCTATTGAGAAGGGTGTGATAACTATGCAGGATGTGGAGATGGCTGTGGCTGATGCTGCTGAAG GGAAAACTCAAGATGCCAAAAAGACTCCTGTTAAATTTCCCATGAAGAAGAGCTCAAAACTTAAACTGAAGAAGAAAGGCAAGTTC AAAAGGAAATCTGATAAGCAAGCTACAGAAGCTTCCACAGATGCAATGGTGGAGTAA